In one window of Carassius carassius chromosome 38, fCarCar2.1, whole genome shotgun sequence DNA:
- the si:dkey-264d12.5 gene encoding cingulin isoform X2 translates to MCTAQMLQDMDQRLQEEGLDSSASSSERLSLLWQLYRSSETTVKSLNQQIQDLQKERVAEIEKVQQYVNQIKSLTKTRDTVALHLEQENKTLHATLDDIQRKQEAQQSEISEMLLQEGLADIIPISLSEQVAYLLADRASLLEKIQSQENVDGKTAQDPDVNMEQTSKDCRENVVKVAPPHVQSPWKRLLGLRKAAQSEQKSLPALDLRFSRDNILKGRTLQELERDVEEASARLAMAHKEIRRLTDELESAHLTQKAYEPELQEAQMEVEHLRHEVEKLKRCEVAELRKTKEINEKQEEDLCHLRELVKRLQAERVHLLEMTEGPDSTVTPSKGKKPQEEDIHQGCLNEMQERLHMLRDLSQVTLKLRMEFETEADLRRRAVDECEEQKRKRTEAEQLVRDFQNLCEKQAEDYRSTVGSLQVELRDLVTKVRELETKDVERQCDKHLKQVSSLEDNVCQLKLALQEEQQKTTQLSVTMQMEIEQAKAMVQSQDVQLQQDAEEQRRMFEELQGIQNILSTTKQELLSQRRNNTQLQNSISDAEQENIRLQQNIEDLRNRLSSSQQQTDSLRTELQLALVRVDAERSKYNDKRIHYKNKLSRAREVYLRETGWRDIKIKDLDKEILILRKQEEKTAHMMKTVTSENESLLQKNRQLLLQLHDFEQAQKNASDAISTMQMRKNLLEIENDQLKQTAAQMSERIECLTILAETNCGEVTAESRVIEGEDQTTLPT, encoded by the exons ATGTGCACAGCACAG ATGTTGCAGGACATGGATCAGCGGCTGCAGGAGGAAGGGTTGGACTCCTCGGCCTCCAGCAGTGAGCGTCTGTCTCTGCTGTGGCAGCTTTACAGGAGCAGCGAAACTACCGTGAAGTCCCTCAACCAGCAGATACAAGATCTGCAGAAGGAACGTGTTGCTGAGATTGAAAAG GTTCAGCAATATGTTAATCAAATTAAAAGTCTCACAAAGACCAGAGACACTGTGGCTTTACATCTCGAGCAAGAAAACAAAACGCTCCATGCTACTCTAGATGACATCCAACGAAAACAAG AAGCACAGCAGAGTGAGATCTCTGAGATGTTACTTCAGGAAGGTCTGGCTGATATTATTCCCATCAGCCTGAGTGAACAGGTGGCGTACCTCCTCGCAGACAGAGCCTCCTTGCTGGAGAAAATACAAAGCCAGGAGAATGTGGATGGGAAGACCGCACAGGATCCTGATGTCAATATGGAGCAAACGTCAAAGGATTGTAGAGAGAATGTGGTCAAA GTGGCACCACCACACGTTCAGAGCCCTTGGAAGAGGCTTCTAGGACTCAGAAAGGCTGCTCAGAGTGAACAGAAATCTCTGCCT GCGCTTGACCTGCGGTTCAGCAGGGACAACATACTGAAGGGACGGACCTTGCAGGAACTGGAGCGAGATGTAGAAGAGGCCTCTGCTCGACTCGCTATGGCCCACAAGGAGATCCGCAGACTCACGGATGAACTGGAGTCTGCTCACCTGACCCAAAAGGCTTATG AACCAGAGCTGCAAGAAGCTCAAATGGAAGTCGAGCACCTCCGTCACGAAGTGGAGAAACTGAAACGCTGTG aagtTGCTGAATTGCGAAAAACTAAGGagataaatgagaaacaggaagaaGATCTGTGCCACCTTAGAGAGCTGGTGAAGAGGTTACAGGCGGAGCGTGTGCATTTGCTTGAAATG ACAGAAGGCCCTGATAGCACTGTCACTCCATCCAAAGGCAAGAAGCCACAGGAAGAGGATATCCATCAAGG GTGTCTTAACGAGATGCAGGAGAGGTTACACATGCTGCGAGATCTGTCGCAGGTCACGCTGAAGCTGCGGATGGAGTTCGAGACAGAAGCCGACCTGCGGAGGAGGGCAGTGGACGAATGTGAAGAGCAGAAGAGGAAGAGGACGGAGGCAGAGCAGTTGGTGAGAGACTTCCAGAACCTCTGTGAGAAGCAGGCGGAGGATTACAGGAGCACCGTCGGCAGCCTTCAGGTGGAG CTGAGAGATTTAGTAACTAAGGTACGAGAGCTTGAGACAAAGGATGTGGAAAGACAATGTGACAAACACCTGAAGCAG GTGTCATCTCTGGAGGATAACGTTTGCCAGCTGAAGCTTGCCCTTCAAGAGGAGCAGCAGAAGACTACACAGCTGTCTGTGACCATGCAGATGGAAATTGAGCAGGCAAAAGCTATGGTCCAG TCACAGGACGTCCAGCTTCAGCAGGATGCAGAGGAGCAGAGGAGGATGTTTGAAGAGCTGCAGGGCATCCAGAACATCCTCAGCACCACCAAACAAGAGCTGCTGTCCCAGAGGAGAAACAACACACAACTGCAGAACAGCATCAGTGACGCCGAGCAGGAAAACATCAGG CTCCAACAAAACATTGAAGACCTGAGGAACAGACTAAGCAGCAGTCAACAGCAGACAGACTCTCTGAGGACAGAACTTCAGCTAGCTCTAGTTAGAGTGGACGCTGAGAGAAG taaatacaaCGACAAGCGAATCCACTACAAAAACAAGCTGAGCcgagccagagaggtttacctgAGAGAGACGGGGTGGCGGGACATCAAAATAAAAGACCTGGACAAAGAGATTCTTATTCTGAGGAAACAAGAGGAAAAG ACGGCACACATGATGAAGACGGTCACTTCTGAAAATGAGAGTCTGCTTCAGAAGAACAGACAGCTTCTTTTACAGCTGCATGACTTTGAACAGGCACAGAAAAATGCTTCGGATGCGATTTCCACCATGCAGATGAG GAAAAATTTGCTTGAAATAGAAAATGATCAGCTAAAGCAGACAGCAGCACAAATGTCGGAGCGCATCGAATGCCTGACGATACTGGCCGAGACGAACTGCGGT GAAGTCACTGCTGAGAGCCGTGTCATAGAGGGAGAAGACCAAACTACTCTTCCTACATAA
- the si:dkey-264d12.5 gene encoding cingulin isoform X3 produces MCTAQMLQDMDQRLQEEGLDSSASSSERLSLLWQLYRSSETTVKSLNQQIQDLQKERVAEIEKVQQYVNQIKSLTKTRDTVALHLEQENKTLHATLDDIQRKQEAQQSEISEMLLQEGLADIIPISLSEQVAYLLADRASLLEKIQSQENVDGKTAQDPDVNMEQTSKDCRENVVKVAPPHVQSPWKRLLGLRKAAQSEQKSLPQALDLRFSRDNILKGRTLQELERDVEEASARLAMAHKEIRRLTDELESAHLTQKAYEVAELRKTKEINEKQEEDLCHLRELVKRLQAERVHLLEMTEGPDSTVTPSKGKKPQEEDIHQGCLNEMQERLHMLRDLSQVTLKLRMEFETEADLRRRAVDECEEQKRKRTEAEQLVRDFQNLCEKQAEDYRSTVGSLQVELRDLVTKVRELETKDVERQCDKHLKQVSSLEDNVCQLKLALQEEQQKTTQLSVTMQMEIEQAKAMVQSQDVQLQQDAEEQRRMFEELQGIQNILSTTKQELLSQRRNNTQLQNSISDAEQENIRLQQNIEDLRNRLSSSQQQTDSLRTELQLALVRVDAERSKYNDKRIHYKNKLSRAREVYLRETGWRDIKIKDLDKEILILRKQEEKTAHMMKTVTSENESLLQKNRQLLLQLHDFEQAQKNASDAISTMQMRKNLLEIENDQLKQTAAQMSERIECLTILAETNCGEVTAESRVIEGEDQTTLPT; encoded by the exons ATGTGCACAGCACAG ATGTTGCAGGACATGGATCAGCGGCTGCAGGAGGAAGGGTTGGACTCCTCGGCCTCCAGCAGTGAGCGTCTGTCTCTGCTGTGGCAGCTTTACAGGAGCAGCGAAACTACCGTGAAGTCCCTCAACCAGCAGATACAAGATCTGCAGAAGGAACGTGTTGCTGAGATTGAAAAG GTTCAGCAATATGTTAATCAAATTAAAAGTCTCACAAAGACCAGAGACACTGTGGCTTTACATCTCGAGCAAGAAAACAAAACGCTCCATGCTACTCTAGATGACATCCAACGAAAACAAG AAGCACAGCAGAGTGAGATCTCTGAGATGTTACTTCAGGAAGGTCTGGCTGATATTATTCCCATCAGCCTGAGTGAACAGGTGGCGTACCTCCTCGCAGACAGAGCCTCCTTGCTGGAGAAAATACAAAGCCAGGAGAATGTGGATGGGAAGACCGCACAGGATCCTGATGTCAATATGGAGCAAACGTCAAAGGATTGTAGAGAGAATGTGGTCAAA GTGGCACCACCACACGTTCAGAGCCCTTGGAAGAGGCTTCTAGGACTCAGAAAGGCTGCTCAGAGTGAACAGAAATCTCTGCCT CAGGCGCTTGACCTGCGGTTCAGCAGGGACAACATACTGAAGGGACGGACCTTGCAGGAACTGGAGCGAGATGTAGAAGAGGCCTCTGCTCGACTCGCTATGGCCCACAAGGAGATCCGCAGACTCACGGATGAACTGGAGTCTGCTCACCTGACCCAAAAGGCTTATG aagtTGCTGAATTGCGAAAAACTAAGGagataaatgagaaacaggaagaaGATCTGTGCCACCTTAGAGAGCTGGTGAAGAGGTTACAGGCGGAGCGTGTGCATTTGCTTGAAATG ACAGAAGGCCCTGATAGCACTGTCACTCCATCCAAAGGCAAGAAGCCACAGGAAGAGGATATCCATCAAGG GTGTCTTAACGAGATGCAGGAGAGGTTACACATGCTGCGAGATCTGTCGCAGGTCACGCTGAAGCTGCGGATGGAGTTCGAGACAGAAGCCGACCTGCGGAGGAGGGCAGTGGACGAATGTGAAGAGCAGAAGAGGAAGAGGACGGAGGCAGAGCAGTTGGTGAGAGACTTCCAGAACCTCTGTGAGAAGCAGGCGGAGGATTACAGGAGCACCGTCGGCAGCCTTCAGGTGGAG CTGAGAGATTTAGTAACTAAGGTACGAGAGCTTGAGACAAAGGATGTGGAAAGACAATGTGACAAACACCTGAAGCAG GTGTCATCTCTGGAGGATAACGTTTGCCAGCTGAAGCTTGCCCTTCAAGAGGAGCAGCAGAAGACTACACAGCTGTCTGTGACCATGCAGATGGAAATTGAGCAGGCAAAAGCTATGGTCCAG TCACAGGACGTCCAGCTTCAGCAGGATGCAGAGGAGCAGAGGAGGATGTTTGAAGAGCTGCAGGGCATCCAGAACATCCTCAGCACCACCAAACAAGAGCTGCTGTCCCAGAGGAGAAACAACACACAACTGCAGAACAGCATCAGTGACGCCGAGCAGGAAAACATCAGG CTCCAACAAAACATTGAAGACCTGAGGAACAGACTAAGCAGCAGTCAACAGCAGACAGACTCTCTGAGGACAGAACTTCAGCTAGCTCTAGTTAGAGTGGACGCTGAGAGAAG taaatacaaCGACAAGCGAATCCACTACAAAAACAAGCTGAGCcgagccagagaggtttacctgAGAGAGACGGGGTGGCGGGACATCAAAATAAAAGACCTGGACAAAGAGATTCTTATTCTGAGGAAACAAGAGGAAAAG ACGGCACACATGATGAAGACGGTCACTTCTGAAAATGAGAGTCTGCTTCAGAAGAACAGACAGCTTCTTTTACAGCTGCATGACTTTGAACAGGCACAGAAAAATGCTTCGGATGCGATTTCCACCATGCAGATGAG GAAAAATTTGCTTGAAATAGAAAATGATCAGCTAAAGCAGACAGCAGCACAAATGTCGGAGCGCATCGAATGCCTGACGATACTGGCCGAGACGAACTGCGGT GAAGTCACTGCTGAGAGCCGTGTCATAGAGGGAGAAGACCAAACTACTCTTCCTACATAA
- the si:dkey-264d12.5 gene encoding cingulin isoform X1, producing MCTAQMLQDMDQRLQEEGLDSSASSSERLSLLWQLYRSSETTVKSLNQQIQDLQKERVAEIEKVQQYVNQIKSLTKTRDTVALHLEQENKTLHATLDDIQRKQEAQQSEISEMLLQEGLADIIPISLSEQVAYLLADRASLLEKIQSQENVDGKTAQDPDVNMEQTSKDCRENVVKVAPPHVQSPWKRLLGLRKAAQSEQKSLPQALDLRFSRDNILKGRTLQELERDVEEASARLAMAHKEIRRLTDELESAHLTQKAYEPELQEAQMEVEHLRHEVEKLKRCEVAELRKTKEINEKQEEDLCHLRELVKRLQAERVHLLEMTEGPDSTVTPSKGKKPQEEDIHQGCLNEMQERLHMLRDLSQVTLKLRMEFETEADLRRRAVDECEEQKRKRTEAEQLVRDFQNLCEKQAEDYRSTVGSLQVELRDLVTKVRELETKDVERQCDKHLKQVSSLEDNVCQLKLALQEEQQKTTQLSVTMQMEIEQAKAMVQSQDVQLQQDAEEQRRMFEELQGIQNILSTTKQELLSQRRNNTQLQNSISDAEQENIRLQQNIEDLRNRLSSSQQQTDSLRTELQLALVRVDAERSKYNDKRIHYKNKLSRAREVYLRETGWRDIKIKDLDKEILILRKQEEKTAHMMKTVTSENESLLQKNRQLLLQLHDFEQAQKNASDAISTMQMRKNLLEIENDQLKQTAAQMSERIECLTILAETNCGEVTAESRVIEGEDQTTLPT from the exons ATGTGCACAGCACAG ATGTTGCAGGACATGGATCAGCGGCTGCAGGAGGAAGGGTTGGACTCCTCGGCCTCCAGCAGTGAGCGTCTGTCTCTGCTGTGGCAGCTTTACAGGAGCAGCGAAACTACCGTGAAGTCCCTCAACCAGCAGATACAAGATCTGCAGAAGGAACGTGTTGCTGAGATTGAAAAG GTTCAGCAATATGTTAATCAAATTAAAAGTCTCACAAAGACCAGAGACACTGTGGCTTTACATCTCGAGCAAGAAAACAAAACGCTCCATGCTACTCTAGATGACATCCAACGAAAACAAG AAGCACAGCAGAGTGAGATCTCTGAGATGTTACTTCAGGAAGGTCTGGCTGATATTATTCCCATCAGCCTGAGTGAACAGGTGGCGTACCTCCTCGCAGACAGAGCCTCCTTGCTGGAGAAAATACAAAGCCAGGAGAATGTGGATGGGAAGACCGCACAGGATCCTGATGTCAATATGGAGCAAACGTCAAAGGATTGTAGAGAGAATGTGGTCAAA GTGGCACCACCACACGTTCAGAGCCCTTGGAAGAGGCTTCTAGGACTCAGAAAGGCTGCTCAGAGTGAACAGAAATCTCTGCCT CAGGCGCTTGACCTGCGGTTCAGCAGGGACAACATACTGAAGGGACGGACCTTGCAGGAACTGGAGCGAGATGTAGAAGAGGCCTCTGCTCGACTCGCTATGGCCCACAAGGAGATCCGCAGACTCACGGATGAACTGGAGTCTGCTCACCTGACCCAAAAGGCTTATG AACCAGAGCTGCAAGAAGCTCAAATGGAAGTCGAGCACCTCCGTCACGAAGTGGAGAAACTGAAACGCTGTG aagtTGCTGAATTGCGAAAAACTAAGGagataaatgagaaacaggaagaaGATCTGTGCCACCTTAGAGAGCTGGTGAAGAGGTTACAGGCGGAGCGTGTGCATTTGCTTGAAATG ACAGAAGGCCCTGATAGCACTGTCACTCCATCCAAAGGCAAGAAGCCACAGGAAGAGGATATCCATCAAGG GTGTCTTAACGAGATGCAGGAGAGGTTACACATGCTGCGAGATCTGTCGCAGGTCACGCTGAAGCTGCGGATGGAGTTCGAGACAGAAGCCGACCTGCGGAGGAGGGCAGTGGACGAATGTGAAGAGCAGAAGAGGAAGAGGACGGAGGCAGAGCAGTTGGTGAGAGACTTCCAGAACCTCTGTGAGAAGCAGGCGGAGGATTACAGGAGCACCGTCGGCAGCCTTCAGGTGGAG CTGAGAGATTTAGTAACTAAGGTACGAGAGCTTGAGACAAAGGATGTGGAAAGACAATGTGACAAACACCTGAAGCAG GTGTCATCTCTGGAGGATAACGTTTGCCAGCTGAAGCTTGCCCTTCAAGAGGAGCAGCAGAAGACTACACAGCTGTCTGTGACCATGCAGATGGAAATTGAGCAGGCAAAAGCTATGGTCCAG TCACAGGACGTCCAGCTTCAGCAGGATGCAGAGGAGCAGAGGAGGATGTTTGAAGAGCTGCAGGGCATCCAGAACATCCTCAGCACCACCAAACAAGAGCTGCTGTCCCAGAGGAGAAACAACACACAACTGCAGAACAGCATCAGTGACGCCGAGCAGGAAAACATCAGG CTCCAACAAAACATTGAAGACCTGAGGAACAGACTAAGCAGCAGTCAACAGCAGACAGACTCTCTGAGGACAGAACTTCAGCTAGCTCTAGTTAGAGTGGACGCTGAGAGAAG taaatacaaCGACAAGCGAATCCACTACAAAAACAAGCTGAGCcgagccagagaggtttacctgAGAGAGACGGGGTGGCGGGACATCAAAATAAAAGACCTGGACAAAGAGATTCTTATTCTGAGGAAACAAGAGGAAAAG ACGGCACACATGATGAAGACGGTCACTTCTGAAAATGAGAGTCTGCTTCAGAAGAACAGACAGCTTCTTTTACAGCTGCATGACTTTGAACAGGCACAGAAAAATGCTTCGGATGCGATTTCCACCATGCAGATGAG GAAAAATTTGCTTGAAATAGAAAATGATCAGCTAAAGCAGACAGCAGCACAAATGTCGGAGCGCATCGAATGCCTGACGATACTGGCCGAGACGAACTGCGGT GAAGTCACTGCTGAGAGCCGTGTCATAGAGGGAGAAGACCAAACTACTCTTCCTACATAA
- the si:dkey-264d12.5 gene encoding cingulin isoform X4: protein MCTAQMLQDMDQRLQEEGLDSSASSSERLSLLWQLYRSSETTVKSLNQQIQDLQKERVAEIEKVQQYVNQIKSLTKTRDTVALHLEQENKTLHATLDDIQRKQEAQQSEISEMLLQEGLADIIPISLSEQVAYLLADRASLLEKIQSQENVDGKTAQDPDVNMEQTSKDCRENVVKQALDLRFSRDNILKGRTLQELERDVEEASARLAMAHKEIRRLTDELESAHLTQKAYEPELQEAQMEVEHLRHEVEKLKRCEVAELRKTKEINEKQEEDLCHLRELVKRLQAERVHLLEMTEGPDSTVTPSKGKKPQEEDIHQGCLNEMQERLHMLRDLSQVTLKLRMEFETEADLRRRAVDECEEQKRKRTEAEQLVRDFQNLCEKQAEDYRSTVGSLQVELRDLVTKVRELETKDVERQCDKHLKQVSSLEDNVCQLKLALQEEQQKTTQLSVTMQMEIEQAKAMVQSQDVQLQQDAEEQRRMFEELQGIQNILSTTKQELLSQRRNNTQLQNSISDAEQENIRLQQNIEDLRNRLSSSQQQTDSLRTELQLALVRVDAERSKYNDKRIHYKNKLSRAREVYLRETGWRDIKIKDLDKEILILRKQEEKTAHMMKTVTSENESLLQKNRQLLLQLHDFEQAQKNASDAISTMQMRKNLLEIENDQLKQTAAQMSERIECLTILAETNCGEVTAESRVIEGEDQTTLPT from the exons ATGTGCACAGCACAG ATGTTGCAGGACATGGATCAGCGGCTGCAGGAGGAAGGGTTGGACTCCTCGGCCTCCAGCAGTGAGCGTCTGTCTCTGCTGTGGCAGCTTTACAGGAGCAGCGAAACTACCGTGAAGTCCCTCAACCAGCAGATACAAGATCTGCAGAAGGAACGTGTTGCTGAGATTGAAAAG GTTCAGCAATATGTTAATCAAATTAAAAGTCTCACAAAGACCAGAGACACTGTGGCTTTACATCTCGAGCAAGAAAACAAAACGCTCCATGCTACTCTAGATGACATCCAACGAAAACAAG AAGCACAGCAGAGTGAGATCTCTGAGATGTTACTTCAGGAAGGTCTGGCTGATATTATTCCCATCAGCCTGAGTGAACAGGTGGCGTACCTCCTCGCAGACAGAGCCTCCTTGCTGGAGAAAATACAAAGCCAGGAGAATGTGGATGGGAAGACCGCACAGGATCCTGATGTCAATATGGAGCAAACGTCAAAGGATTGTAGAGAGAATGTGGTCAAA CAGGCGCTTGACCTGCGGTTCAGCAGGGACAACATACTGAAGGGACGGACCTTGCAGGAACTGGAGCGAGATGTAGAAGAGGCCTCTGCTCGACTCGCTATGGCCCACAAGGAGATCCGCAGACTCACGGATGAACTGGAGTCTGCTCACCTGACCCAAAAGGCTTATG AACCAGAGCTGCAAGAAGCTCAAATGGAAGTCGAGCACCTCCGTCACGAAGTGGAGAAACTGAAACGCTGTG aagtTGCTGAATTGCGAAAAACTAAGGagataaatgagaaacaggaagaaGATCTGTGCCACCTTAGAGAGCTGGTGAAGAGGTTACAGGCGGAGCGTGTGCATTTGCTTGAAATG ACAGAAGGCCCTGATAGCACTGTCACTCCATCCAAAGGCAAGAAGCCACAGGAAGAGGATATCCATCAAGG GTGTCTTAACGAGATGCAGGAGAGGTTACACATGCTGCGAGATCTGTCGCAGGTCACGCTGAAGCTGCGGATGGAGTTCGAGACAGAAGCCGACCTGCGGAGGAGGGCAGTGGACGAATGTGAAGAGCAGAAGAGGAAGAGGACGGAGGCAGAGCAGTTGGTGAGAGACTTCCAGAACCTCTGTGAGAAGCAGGCGGAGGATTACAGGAGCACCGTCGGCAGCCTTCAGGTGGAG CTGAGAGATTTAGTAACTAAGGTACGAGAGCTTGAGACAAAGGATGTGGAAAGACAATGTGACAAACACCTGAAGCAG GTGTCATCTCTGGAGGATAACGTTTGCCAGCTGAAGCTTGCCCTTCAAGAGGAGCAGCAGAAGACTACACAGCTGTCTGTGACCATGCAGATGGAAATTGAGCAGGCAAAAGCTATGGTCCAG TCACAGGACGTCCAGCTTCAGCAGGATGCAGAGGAGCAGAGGAGGATGTTTGAAGAGCTGCAGGGCATCCAGAACATCCTCAGCACCACCAAACAAGAGCTGCTGTCCCAGAGGAGAAACAACACACAACTGCAGAACAGCATCAGTGACGCCGAGCAGGAAAACATCAGG CTCCAACAAAACATTGAAGACCTGAGGAACAGACTAAGCAGCAGTCAACAGCAGACAGACTCTCTGAGGACAGAACTTCAGCTAGCTCTAGTTAGAGTGGACGCTGAGAGAAG taaatacaaCGACAAGCGAATCCACTACAAAAACAAGCTGAGCcgagccagagaggtttacctgAGAGAGACGGGGTGGCGGGACATCAAAATAAAAGACCTGGACAAAGAGATTCTTATTCTGAGGAAACAAGAGGAAAAG ACGGCACACATGATGAAGACGGTCACTTCTGAAAATGAGAGTCTGCTTCAGAAGAACAGACAGCTTCTTTTACAGCTGCATGACTTTGAACAGGCACAGAAAAATGCTTCGGATGCGATTTCCACCATGCAGATGAG GAAAAATTTGCTTGAAATAGAAAATGATCAGCTAAAGCAGACAGCAGCACAAATGTCGGAGCGCATCGAATGCCTGACGATACTGGCCGAGACGAACTGCGGT GAAGTCACTGCTGAGAGCCGTGTCATAGAGGGAGAAGACCAAACTACTCTTCCTACATAA
- the LOC132119102 gene encoding epithelial membrane protein 3-like encodes MCGEEGRRPAEDTENNTELQTKVSRRSVGTSTQGSTKMAFLLMFVTVLHLVTLAMLFIATMEKSWWSWGDIENTDLWYKCIYENATETWLCASASESEWLQSVQALMILSVVLSSISFMVFLGQLFTMSKGGLFYFTGLCQIFAGAAAFVAVLIYTFQRREILQDARELEMGHFGYCYILVWVCVPLLLVSGALYVHLLKRA; translated from the exons ATGTGTGGAGAAGAGGGGAGGAGACCAGCTGAAGACACAGAGAACAACACAGAACTCCAGACCAAAGTTTCCAGAAGATCTGTTGGTACGAGTACACAAG GATCCACAAAAATGGCGTTCCTTTTGATGTTTGTGACTGTTCTGCATTTGGTCACCCTGGCCATGCTTTTCATTGCCACCATGGAGAAG TCCTGGTGGTCTTGGGGAGACATAGAGAACACAGATCTCTGGTATAAGTGCATCTATGAAAACGCCACAGAAACCTGGTTATGTGCTTCTGCCAGCGAGAGCG AATGGCTGCAGTCAGTCCAGGCCCTCATGATCTTATCTGTGGTGCTCTCTTCCATCTCCTTCATGGTGTTCCTCGGACAGCTCTTCACTATGTCCAAAGGAGGACTTTTCTATTTCACTGGCCTGTGTCAAATATTTGCAG GTGCTGCAGCGTTTGTGGCTGTTCTTATCTACACCTTTCAAAGGAGAGAAATTCTTCAAGATGCTCGTGAACTGGAAATGGGTCATTTCGGCTACTGTTACATTCTAGTGTGGGTGTGCGTGCCCCTTTTACTCGTCAGCGGAGCACTTTATGTGCATCTGCTCAAACGGGCCTGA